One window from the genome of Betaproteobacteria bacterium encodes:
- a CDS encoding transglycosylase SLT domain-containing protein — MKNLYETILKLMAWKRNLKWVPLVAALAVTGAWAIPPGPSPPPSAPVPDAFDDPVLPMPDADLWQRIRKGFLLEPLDSPLVLEHEAWYSGRPEYIRRFVDRGSRYLHHIVEEVEKRGMPTEIALLPVVESAFNPQAYSRSKASGLWQFIPSTGRNYGLAQDYWKDNRRDIVAATHAALNYLQRLYDMFGSWELALAAYNCGEGCVGRAIAANQKRGLPTDFLSLKLPPETRNYVPKLIAVKNIVLAPALYGIDLESIPDQPYFITVDAPEKIDVKLAAKLAGMPEDEFVALNPSHNKPVAIARTGTLVLPMDKADAFRENLENWDQPLVTWNTIQGKKGESVDAIAKRYGLTGASLKQVNNLQVNRKGRLTASQPILVPGRGKGNVQVAAAPASTATAAAKAPAPATAKASPPVAPATAAKKASPPVAPASAARAHATNFYTVKAGDTLYGIARHFGKAVPDLLQLNNLSSRAVIQPGLRLRVY, encoded by the coding sequence ATGAAAAACCTTTATGAAACAATACTTAAGCTGATGGCGTGGAAGCGGAATCTGAAGTGGGTCCCGCTGGTTGCGGCCTTGGCCGTCACCGGCGCCTGGGCCATCCCGCCGGGGCCTTCGCCCCCCCCGTCCGCCCCCGTTCCAGACGCCTTCGACGACCCGGTCCTGCCGATGCCGGACGCGGATCTCTGGCAGCGCATTCGCAAGGGCTTCCTGCTCGAGCCCCTGGATTCCCCGCTCGTCCTCGAGCATGAAGCCTGGTATTCGGGCCGCCCGGAATACATCAGGCGCTTCGTCGATCGAGGCAGCCGCTACCTGCACCACATCGTGGAGGAAGTGGAGAAGCGCGGCATGCCCACCGAGATCGCGCTGCTGCCGGTGGTGGAAAGCGCGTTCAATCCCCAGGCCTATTCGCGCTCCAAGGCCTCGGGGCTGTGGCAGTTCATTCCCTCGACGGGCAGGAACTACGGCCTGGCGCAGGACTACTGGAAGGACAACCGGCGCGACATCGTGGCCGCCACGCACGCCGCGCTCAACTACCTGCAGCGCCTGTACGACATGTTCGGCAGCTGGGAGCTGGCGCTCGCGGCCTACAACTGCGGCGAGGGATGCGTCGGGCGCGCCATCGCGGCGAACCAGAAGCGCGGCCTGCCCACGGATTTCCTGAGCCTCAAGCTGCCGCCCGAGACGAGAAACTACGTGCCGAAGCTCATCGCGGTGAAGAACATCGTGCTCGCCCCCGCCCTTTACGGCATCGATCTCGAGTCGATACCGGACCAGCCTTACTTCATCACGGTCGACGCGCCCGAGAAGATCGACGTGAAGCTCGCTGCCAAGCTCGCCGGGATGCCCGAGGACGAGTTCGTCGCCCTCAACCCGTCGCACAACAAGCCGGTCGCAATCGCGCGCACGGGCACCCTGGTCCTGCCGATGGACAAGGCGGACGCGTTCCGCGAGAACCTGGAAAACTGGGACCAGCCGCTGGTCACCTGGAACACCATCCAGGGCAAGAAGGGCGAGTCGGTCGACGCGATCGCGAAGCGCTATGGACTTACGGGCGCCTCGCTCAAGCAGGTGAACAACCTGCAAGTGAACAGGAAAGGGCGGCTCACCGCCTCGCAGCCGATCCTGGTGCCCGGGCGCGGCAAGGGCAATGTCCAGGTCGCGGCCGCACCGGCCAGCACGGCGACCGCTGCGGCGAAGGCTCCAGCACCGGCAACGGCGAAGGCGTCACCACCAGTCGCGCCAGCGACGGCGGCAAAGAAGGCGTCACCACCCGTCGCGCCAGCGTCGGCGGCGCGCGCCCATGCGACGAATTTCTACACGGTGAAGGCCGGCGACACGCTCTACGGCATCGCCCGCCATTTCGGCAAGGCGGTTCCCGACCTGCTGCAGCTCAACAACCTCTCCTCGCGGGCCGTCATCCAGCCCGGGCTGCGCCTGCGCGTCTACTAG
- a CDS encoding superoxide dismutase, translating to MFQLMALPYAADALSPIISANTVGFHHGKHHKTYVDNLNNFVKGTDLEGKSLVEIVTATAGKADKAPLFNNAAQIWNHDFYWNSLKPNGGGVPSGKVADRINESFGSFDEFRKQMAATTVGQFGSGWGWLVADSAGKLKVVKTGNAEVPMTQGLKPLLTIDVWEHAYYLDHQNRRADYVNAVIDKLLNWDFAAANLGQ from the coding sequence ATGTTCCAGCTCATGGCGCTTCCCTACGCCGCAGACGCGCTTTCCCCGATCATCTCGGCCAACACGGTCGGCTTTCACCACGGCAAGCACCACAAGACCTACGTGGACAACCTGAACAACTTCGTCAAGGGAACGGATCTCGAGGGCAAGTCGCTCGTTGAGATCGTGACGGCCACCGCCGGCAAGGCCGACAAGGCGCCGCTCTTCAACAACGCCGCGCAGATCTGGAACCACGACTTCTACTGGAACAGCCTGAAGCCGAATGGCGGCGGGGTGCCTTCCGGCAAGGTCGCCGACAGGATCAACGAGTCCTTCGGCAGCTTCGACGAGTTCAGGAAGCAGATGGCGGCGACCACCGTCGGCCAGTTCGGCAGCGGCTGGGGCTGGCTGGTTGCGGACAGCGCGGGCAAGCTCAAGGTCGTGAAGACCGGCAATGCCGAGGTGCCGATGACGCAGGGCCTGAAGCCGCTCCTCACCATCGACGTGTGGGAGCACGCCTATTACCTCGACCACCAGAACCGCCGCGCCGACTACGTGAACGCGGTGATCGACAAGCTCCTCAACTGGGACTTCGCCGCGGCGAATCTCGGCCAGTAG
- a CDS encoding cytochrome c, which yields MSRNRLIIAAVAAALATSVQAAGDPAAGKQRHFQCIGCHGIAGWKTAFPEVYHVPRLGGQHAAYIVSALKQYKKGERDHPTMRSIAADLSDKDMEDLAAYYSQAAGGATVAGK from the coding sequence ATGTCCCGAAACCGCCTCATCATCGCCGCCGTTGCCGCGGCGCTCGCCACCTCCGTCCAGGCGGCAGGTGACCCCGCCGCCGGCAAGCAGAGGCATTTCCAGTGCATCGGATGCCACGGCATTGCCGGCTGGAAGACCGCCTTTCCGGAGGTCTACCACGTGCCCAGGCTCGGCGGGCAACATGCCGCCTACATTGTCAGCGCGCTCAAGCAGTACAAGAAGGGCGAGCGCGACCACCCGACGATGCGCTCCATCGCGGCGGACCTGTCCGACAAGGACATGGAGGATCTTGCGGCGTACTACTCGCAGGCAGCCGGCGGCGCGACCGTCGCCGGGAAATGA
- the rnhA gene encoding ribonuclease HI, with translation MARGAGARETRGHGHEAGGHGGLLPGRAAAHRQVTVTHSEAAAKAVEIHTDGACKGNPGPGGWGALLMFDGKERELFGGEALTTNNRMELTAVIEALSALKRSSRVILHTDSQYVQKGITEWIHGWKAKGWKTAAKAPVKNVDLWKKLDELAAQHHIAWRWVKGHAGHDGNERADALANRGVVLGCSKP, from the coding sequence ATGGCACGAGGCGCAGGCGCGCGAGAAACGCGTGGCCATGGCCACGAAGCGGGAGGGCACGGCGGCCTCCTCCCGGGCCGGGCCGCTGCACATCGTCAAGTGACCGTGACCCATAGCGAAGCCGCTGCCAAAGCGGTCGAGATCCATACCGACGGCGCATGCAAGGGCAATCCCGGTCCGGGGGGCTGGGGGGCCTTGCTCATGTTCGACGGGAAGGAGCGGGAGCTCTTCGGCGGAGAAGCGTTGACCACCAACAACCGGATGGAGCTCACCGCCGTGATCGAGGCGCTTTCCGCTCTGAAGCGCTCGAGCCGGGTGATCCTGCACACCGACTCGCAGTACGTGCAGAAAGGCATCACCGAGTGGATCCACGGGTGGAAAGCGAAGGGGTGGAAGACGGCTGCGAAGGCGCCGGTGAAGAACGTGGACCTGTGGAAGAAACTGGATGAACTGGCGGCGCAGCACCACATCGCCTGGCGGTGGGTGAAGGGGCACGCGGGGCATGACGGGAATGAGCGGGCGGATGCGCTGGCGAACCGCGGGGTCGTCCTGGGTTGCAGTAAACCTTGA
- a CDS encoding methyltransferase domain-containing protein, which produces MPTNPLADWFATALGAYLLEKERAYLDDVTPDIFGFHALQLGLPQFDLLRENRMTHRMKIDVGGGVDVRARGHELPIATQSIDLAVLPHVLEFAPEPHAVLREIDRVMMPEGRIIILGFNPWSLWGLRSAIGPARHETPWNGKFVSLLRVKDWLALLGYEVSAGRLVCYAPPVKKEKWLKRLAFMEPAGDRWWAVGGAVYMLQAIKRVRGMRLLTPAWHEAQAREKRVAMATKREGTAASSRAGPLHIVK; this is translated from the coding sequence ATGCCGACCAACCCGCTCGCCGACTGGTTCGCCACTGCCCTGGGGGCGTATCTCCTCGAGAAGGAGCGCGCCTACCTGGACGACGTGACGCCCGACATCTTCGGTTTCCACGCGCTGCAGCTGGGCCTGCCGCAGTTCGACCTGCTGCGCGAGAACCGCATGACCCACCGCATGAAGATCGACGTGGGCGGCGGCGTGGACGTGCGGGCCCGGGGACACGAGCTGCCGATCGCCACGCAGTCGATCGACCTGGCCGTGCTGCCGCACGTGCTCGAGTTCGCCCCGGAACCGCATGCCGTCCTGCGCGAGATCGACCGCGTGATGATGCCCGAGGGGCGAATCATCATCCTGGGCTTCAACCCGTGGAGCCTGTGGGGCCTGCGCAGTGCCATCGGCCCCGCGCGCCATGAAACGCCTTGGAACGGCAAGTTCGTCTCCCTCCTGCGCGTGAAGGACTGGCTCGCCCTGCTCGGATACGAGGTCTCCGCAGGCCGCCTCGTCTGCTACGCGCCGCCGGTGAAGAAGGAGAAATGGCTGAAGCGCCTCGCCTTCATGGAGCCCGCCGGCGACCGGTGGTGGGCGGTTGGGGGCGCCGTGTACATGCTGCAGGCCATCAAGCGCGTGCGTGGCATGCGCCTGCTCACCCCGGCATGGCACGAGGCGCAGGCGCGCGAGAAACGCGTGGCCATGGCCACGAAGCGGGAGGGCACGGCGGCCTCCTCCCGGGCCGGGCCGCTGCACATCGTCAAGTGA
- a CDS encoding GNAT family N-acetyltransferase — protein MTDFILRPAEPRDCAQIDRLIRELAEYEKLSHQMIGTPEGLHRVLFGPRPACEAVMAERGGRAVGFALFFTTFSTFLCKPGLYLEDLFVEPEHRGAGIGKAMLRHLATLAVERDCGRFEWRVLDWNAPSIRFYESIGGKLLPEWQLVRMTAPEFMALAKG, from the coding sequence ATGACCGACTTCATCCTTCGCCCCGCCGAGCCGCGCGACTGCGCCCAGATCGACCGCCTGATCCGCGAGCTGGCCGAATACGAAAAGCTCTCCCACCAGATGATCGGCACGCCCGAGGGCCTGCACCGGGTCCTCTTCGGTCCGCGCCCCGCCTGCGAGGCCGTGATGGCCGAGCGCGGCGGCCGCGCCGTCGGCTTCGCGCTCTTCTTCACCACGTTCTCCACGTTCCTGTGCAAGCCCGGCCTCTACCTCGAGGACCTTTTCGTGGAGCCGGAACACCGCGGAGCCGGGATCGGCAAGGCGATGCTGCGCCACCTCGCAACACTCGCCGTCGAGCGCGACTGCGGCCGCTTCGAGTGGCGGGTGCTCGACTGGAACGCGCCGTCGATCCGGTTCTACGAATCCATCGGCGGGAAGCTGCTGCCGGAGTGGCAGCTCGTGCGCATGACGGCGCCGGAATTCATGGCGCTCGCGAAAGGCTAG
- a CDS encoding TldD/PmbA family protein, translating to MLDTLARDFRAIAPAADFCALRFMEESSEFLTVRQDVAEPPQLSNDRGVMVTVIDKGGLGYAATSDLTPAGLREAAGRAKRLAELTAGRSVVDYSKIAMPSPTGTYASPLADDPARLTRPEKFALLADEARQCRIDDRIVDWEASLWTTRTRQAYFTVDGGEVEQVFHYLVPNMSATAHADGVTQTRTHAGRGNGYCRQGGLEILDSFGLEGSGRAVAEGALELLAAPNCPSGKMDVLLMPDQMMLQIHESIGHPLELDRILGDERNFAGTSFVTLDMFGSYRYGSDLLDVTFDPTRAEEFAAYGWDDDGLAAKREYLIRKGVLERPLGGAISQARAGIAGVANTRSCAWNRAPIDRMANLNVEPGASSLDELVASIDLGVMMRTNISWSIDDSRNKFQFGCEWGRMIRNGKLAEVVRNPNYRGVSATFWRSLSGVGNASTFEVMGTPFCGKGEPNQVIRCGHASPACRFSGVEVFGGAA from the coding sequence ATGCTCGACACCCTCGCGCGCGACTTCCGCGCCATTGCCCCCGCGGCCGACTTCTGTGCCCTGCGATTCATGGAAGAGTCCTCGGAGTTCCTCACGGTGCGCCAGGACGTGGCCGAACCCCCGCAACTTTCCAATGACCGCGGCGTGATGGTCACGGTGATCGACAAGGGCGGCCTGGGGTATGCCGCGACCAGCGACCTTACTCCCGCGGGCCTTCGCGAGGCGGCCGGCCGGGCGAAGCGGCTGGCGGAGCTCACCGCCGGACGCAGCGTCGTGGACTACAGCAAGATCGCGATGCCCAGTCCCACGGGCACCTACGCCTCGCCGTTGGCCGACGACCCCGCGCGCCTGACGCGCCCGGAGAAGTTCGCCCTGCTGGCGGACGAAGCCAGGCAGTGCCGGATCGACGACCGGATCGTGGACTGGGAGGCGAGCCTGTGGACCACGCGCACGCGCCAGGCCTACTTCACCGTCGACGGCGGCGAGGTCGAGCAGGTCTTCCATTACCTCGTGCCGAACATGTCGGCCACCGCGCATGCCGACGGCGTCACGCAGACGCGCACGCACGCCGGCCGCGGCAACGGCTACTGCCGCCAGGGCGGGCTCGAGATCCTCGATTCCTTCGGACTCGAGGGCAGCGGCCGCGCGGTGGCCGAAGGCGCGCTGGAGCTGCTCGCCGCGCCCAACTGCCCGAGCGGGAAGATGGACGTGCTCCTCATGCCCGACCAGATGATGCTCCAGATCCACGAATCCATCGGGCACCCGCTGGAGCTCGACCGCATCCTGGGAGACGAGCGCAACTTCGCCGGCACGAGCTTCGTGACGCTCGACATGTTCGGCTCCTACCGCTACGGCTCGGACCTGCTCGACGTCACCTTCGATCCCACGCGCGCCGAGGAATTCGCCGCCTACGGCTGGGACGACGACGGCCTGGCCGCGAAGCGCGAGTACCTCATCCGCAAGGGTGTCCTCGAGCGCCCGCTGGGCGGGGCCATCTCGCAGGCCCGCGCCGGCATCGCGGGCGTGGCCAACACGCGCTCCTGCGCCTGGAACCGGGCGCCCATCGACCGCATGGCGAACCTGAACGTCGAGCCGGGCGCCTCCTCGCTCGACGAGCTGGTCGCCTCGATCGACCTGGGCGTCATGATGCGCACCAACATCTCGTGGTCGATCGACGACTCGCGCAACAAATTCCAGTTCGGTTGCGAGTGGGGACGCATGATCCGCAACGGCAAGCTCGCCGAGGTGGTGAGGAACCCGAACTACCGGGGCGTTTCCGCGACCTTCTGGCGATCGCTCTCCGGCGTCGGCAACGCCTCCACCTTCGAGGTGATGGGCACGCCCTTCTGCGGCAAGGGGGAACCCAACCAGGTCATCCGCTGCGGCCACGCCTCGCCCGCATGCCGCTTCTCCGGCGTCGAAGTCTTTGGCGGAGCGGCGTGA
- a CDS encoding TldE/PmbA family protein produces MKSTFLELADFVQSLAAAGEVIASGFNAETSDFIRFNKSAVRQATSVRQARWTLTLIRDGRRVDAAATLSGQPGADRDQLKAMLSDLRSGIAQAPVDPYLLYPTTPVNTERESIGEIPDASVVMDAVLDAGRGLDLVGLYAGGPIHEGFANSLGQRNWQRVDNFNFEWCLYHDRDKAVKTSYSGPKWEADAFAARMRFARDQLALLGTPARTLDPGHYRAYLAPSAMEEVLGMLCWGGFGLKSQRTKHSPLMRMADGKECFDARVTIAENTAEGLATGFQREGFVRPGRVELIRAGRPADTLVSPRSAKEYGAATNGANGDETPESLDLAAGELPRADALNALDRGIFVGNLWYLNFSDRSACRLTGMTRFASFWVEGGKIRAPLNVMRFDDSAFRILGSELEALTKERDLLLQGGTYGLRNTSSMRTPGALLRDFALVL; encoded by the coding sequence ATGAAATCCACCTTCCTCGAGCTCGCCGATTTCGTACAGTCGCTGGCTGCCGCCGGCGAAGTGATCGCCTCCGGCTTCAACGCCGAAACCTCCGACTTCATCCGCTTCAACAAGAGCGCGGTGCGCCAGGCCACGAGCGTGCGCCAGGCACGCTGGACGCTCACGCTCATCCGCGACGGCCGTCGCGTGGATGCCGCGGCCACGCTCTCGGGGCAGCCCGGCGCCGACCGGGACCAGTTGAAGGCCATGCTCTCCGACCTGCGCAGCGGCATCGCGCAAGCGCCCGTGGACCCTTACCTCCTCTACCCCACCACGCCCGTGAATACCGAGCGCGAATCCATCGGCGAAATTCCGGATGCCTCGGTGGTGATGGACGCCGTGCTCGACGCCGGTCGCGGGCTCGATCTCGTGGGCCTGTATGCGGGCGGTCCGATCCACGAGGGGTTCGCCAACTCGCTGGGCCAGCGCAACTGGCAGCGCGTGGACAACTTCAATTTCGAGTGGTGCCTGTACCACGACCGCGACAAGGCGGTGAAGACGTCGTATTCGGGGCCGAAGTGGGAGGCCGATGCCTTTGCCGCGCGCATGCGCTTCGCACGCGACCAGCTCGCCCTCCTCGGCACGCCGGCGCGCACGCTCGACCCCGGCCATTACCGCGCCTACCTCGCGCCGTCCGCGATGGAAGAGGTGCTCGGGATGCTGTGCTGGGGAGGGTTCGGCCTGAAGAGCCAGCGCACGAAGCACAGCCCGCTCATGCGCATGGCCGACGGCAAGGAGTGCTTCGACGCACGCGTGACGATCGCGGAGAACACGGCCGAGGGACTCGCGACCGGCTTCCAGCGCGAGGGCTTCGTGCGGCCGGGCCGGGTGGAGCTGATCCGCGCGGGACGGCCTGCGGATACGCTCGTCTCGCCGCGCTCGGCGAAGGAATACGGCGCCGCGACCAACGGCGCCAATGGCGACGAGACGCCCGAGTCGCTCGACCTCGCGGCCGGCGAACTCCCGCGAGCCGATGCGCTCAATGCCCTGGATCGAGGCATCTTCGTGGGAAACCTGTGGTACCTCAACTTCTCCGACCGCTCCGCCTGCCGCCTGACGGGCATGACGCGCTTCGCTTCCTTCTGGGTCGAGGGCGGCAAGATCCGCGCGCCTCTCAACGTGATGCGGTTCGACGACTCGGCGTTCCGGATCCTGGGGTCCGAGCTGGAGGCGCTCACGAAAGAGCGCGACCTGCTCCTGCAAGGCGGCACCTACGGATTGCGAAACACGTCGTCGATGCGCACGCCCGGCGCGCTGCTTCGCGATTTCGCCCTCGTCCTGTAG
- the gloB gene encoding hydroxyacylglutathione hydrolase: MMQIHPVPAFEDNYLWVIEDGRHAAVVDPGDDHPVQAFLEARGLVLTAILATHHHGDHVGGLEALATRWKCEVFGPAGERIDGLTTRLRQGECITVPGLGLPLEILDVPGHTAGHIAYVGAGAGPQGLPPGPFVFCGDTLFACGCGRLFEGTPAQMLDSLSKLGKLPREARVYCAHEYTMSNIRFALAVEPGNTALAARRQRDGALRAGNLPTVPSTLADELDTNPFMRWSCPEVIASASAHAGRALASPVEVFAAVREWKDTFR; encoded by the coding sequence ATGATGCAGATCCATCCCGTTCCGGCTTTCGAGGACAACTACCTCTGGGTCATCGAGGACGGTCGGCACGCGGCCGTCGTGGACCCCGGCGACGATCACCCCGTGCAGGCTTTCCTCGAGGCCCGCGGGCTCGTGCTCACGGCGATCCTGGCGACCCACCATCACGGCGACCATGTGGGCGGGCTGGAAGCGCTGGCCACGCGCTGGAAGTGCGAGGTGTTCGGGCCGGCGGGCGAGAGGATCGACGGGCTCACGACGAGGCTGCGCCAGGGCGAGTGCATCACCGTGCCCGGGCTCGGCCTGCCGCTGGAAATCCTCGACGTGCCGGGCCACACCGCGGGGCATATCGCCTACGTGGGAGCCGGCGCAGGGCCGCAGGGCTTGCCCCCCGGCCCCTTCGTGTTCTGCGGCGATACCCTGTTCGCCTGCGGCTGCGGCCGCCTCTTCGAGGGCACGCCGGCGCAGATGCTCGATTCGCTCTCGAAGCTCGGGAAGCTGCCGCGCGAGGCGCGCGTGTACTGCGCCCACGAGTACACGATGTCCAACATCCGCTTTGCGCTCGCGGTGGAGCCTGGCAATACGGCGCTCGCCGCGCGCAGGCAGCGCGATGGCGCGCTGCGGGCGGGGAACCTGCCCACCGTGCCCTCCACCCTGGCCGACGAGCTCGACACCAATCCCTTCATGCGCTGGTCCTGTCCCGAAGTCATCGCCTCGGCCTCGGCTCACGCCGGGCGCGCGCTTGCCTCGCCCGTCGAGGTGTTCGCAGCCGTGCGCGAATGGAAGGACACCTTCCGCTGA
- a CDS encoding EAL domain-containing protein codes for MPTPPPPKDELSRLAARLVALGAIPIAVFCAAFALGRAALGTTQQGQAWTWMLALAVAVASVFVLARRTARILDGEVQVIRGAIRHASGGSGRADLPELDPPLEALKGEVLALATDFQAKEQRLQERLDNSRQQVFFLTTHDPLTGLANRKTLEERLESALASARSQGGTHALIYLDIDFLHRINDAFGHLAGDDLLRRIVPVLNGCLRDEELLARIGGDEFAVLIENCSADYALQAGLRIRDAVQAWPFDWSDHAFQVGVSAGVVAITRLTPGLSAIFNEADSACFAAKEQGRNRVVAFHEAQASQYMRQTSRGWLKRINDAIAGGAFTLLYQPIVSLAAGRDPAAPARAEALLRMSETGGELILPMSFIPVAERYDLMRTIDRWVIERAFADYKRLARDRGVDKPAEFSINLSGHTLSSPDFADIVRENLTRYGVPPGAICFEITETAAIANVERARASVEALRSLGVRFWLDDFGSGLSSFNYLKHFPVDGLKIDGLFVKGVARSYLDYAMVEAIQKIATTMGLASVAECVESEDIVKKLQSIGVSWGQGFHLGPPGPLDAVFDAGRRTP; via the coding sequence ATGCCGACGCCCCCCCCGCCCAAGGATGAGCTGAGCCGGCTGGCTGCCCGGCTGGTGGCGCTGGGGGCGATCCCCATCGCCGTGTTCTGCGCTGCCTTCGCCCTGGGGCGCGCGGCGCTGGGCACCACGCAGCAAGGGCAGGCGTGGACCTGGATGCTCGCTCTCGCCGTGGCCGTGGCCTCGGTGTTCGTGCTGGCGCGGCGCACCGCACGCATCCTGGATGGTGAAGTCCAGGTCATCCGCGGGGCCATCCGTCACGCCTCGGGCGGTTCGGGCAGGGCCGACCTTCCCGAGCTCGATCCCCCCCTCGAGGCGCTGAAGGGCGAAGTGCTGGCGCTCGCCACCGATTTCCAGGCGAAGGAACAGCGCCTGCAGGAGCGGCTGGACAACTCGCGCCAGCAGGTGTTCTTCCTCACCACCCACGACCCGCTCACGGGGCTCGCCAACCGGAAGACGCTCGAGGAGCGGCTCGAGTCGGCGCTCGCCTCGGCGCGCAGCCAGGGCGGCACGCACGCCCTCATCTATCTCGACATCGACTTCCTGCACCGCATCAACGACGCCTTCGGCCACCTTGCGGGCGACGACCTGCTGCGGCGCATCGTGCCGGTGCTCAACGGGTGCCTGCGGGACGAGGAGCTCCTCGCGCGGATCGGCGGCGACGAGTTCGCCGTGCTCATCGAGAACTGCAGCGCCGATTACGCGCTGCAGGCGGGGCTGCGCATCCGCGACGCCGTGCAGGCCTGGCCATTCGACTGGAGCGATCATGCCTTCCAGGTGGGCGTGAGCGCCGGCGTCGTGGCCATCACCCGTCTCACGCCGGGCCTGTCGGCCATCTTCAACGAGGCCGACAGCGCCTGCTTTGCGGCCAAGGAGCAGGGCAGGAACCGCGTCGTCGCCTTCCACGAGGCGCAAGCCTCGCAGTACATGCGCCAGACGAGCCGGGGGTGGTTGAAGCGCATCAACGACGCCATCGCCGGCGGTGCCTTCACGCTCCTCTACCAGCCCATCGTCTCCCTGGCGGCAGGGCGCGATCCCGCCGCGCCGGCGCGCGCGGAAGCACTGCTGCGAATGAGCGAAACGGGCGGGGAATTGATCCTGCCGATGTCGTTCATCCCGGTGGCGGAACGCTACGACCTGATGCGCACGATCGACCGCTGGGTGATCGAGCGCGCCTTCGCCGACTACAAGCGCCTGGCCCGCGACCGCGGCGTGGACAAGCCCGCCGAGTTTTCCATCAACCTGTCGGGCCATACGCTCTCCAGCCCGGATTTCGCCGACATCGTGCGCGAGAACCTCACGCGGTACGGCGTGCCGCCCGGCGCCATCTGCTTCGAGATCACGGAGACCGCGGCCATCGCCAATGTCGAGCGCGCCCGCGCGAGCGTCGAGGCGCTGCGGTCCCTGGGCGTGCGCTTCTGGCTCGACGATTTCGGCAGCGGGCTCTCGTCCTTCAACTACCTCAAGCATTTCCCCGTGGACGGGCTGAAGATCGACGGCCTCTTCGTGAAGGGCGTGGCCAGGAGCTACCTGGACTACGCGATGGTGGAGGCGATCCAGAAGATCGCCACCACCATGGGACTCGCCAGCGTCGCGGAGTGCGTGGAGAGCGAGGATATCGTGAAGAAACTCCAGTCGATCGGCGTGTCCTGGGGGCAGGGCTTTCATCTGGGCCCTCCGGGTCCCCTCGATGCCGTGTTCGACGCGGGCCGCCGGACGCCGTGA